Proteins co-encoded in one Marinomonas sp. IMCC 4694 genomic window:
- a CDS encoding OmpA family protein, producing the protein MKTSIKIISLVAMLIASSQLHAAESLYAANIQSRLSDTDKDGVIDARDLCPDTPVNSAIDNYGCPSQTTKLLTIELNILFDSGKADINPRFYSELKELATFLRNNPSSTVVIEGHTDSDGSADLNRELSQKRATAIADVLVDSFRILPNRVKGVGYGETRPIADNTTDAGRKQNRRVVAEVFAKQQLSNERWTIYSVDQNSSTALNNR; encoded by the coding sequence ATGAAGACATCCATAAAAATCATCAGTTTAGTTGCGATGTTAATCGCGTCTAGTCAGTTGCATGCTGCAGAGAGCTTATACGCTGCAAACATACAGTCTCGACTTTCAGACACTGATAAAGATGGTGTTATCGATGCACGAGACCTTTGCCCTGACACCCCAGTCAACTCCGCTATCGATAATTATGGCTGCCCTAGTCAGACGACAAAGCTGTTGACAATAGAACTGAACATTCTTTTTGATTCAGGTAAAGCCGATATCAATCCTCGATTTTATAGTGAGCTTAAAGAGTTGGCTACTTTTCTTAGAAACAACCCATCCAGCACAGTGGTGATTGAAGGCCATACTGACAGTGATGGTTCAGCAGACCTTAACCGTGAACTCTCGCAAAAACGTGCCACAGCCATTGCCGATGTTCTAGTGGACAGTTTTAGAATCCTACCAAACCGCGTTAAAGGGGTTGGCTATGGGGAAACACGTCCTATTGCCGATAACACTACCGACGCTGGACGCAAGCAAAACCGTCGCGTGGTTGCGGAAGTATTCGCCAAACAGCAGCTGTCTAACGAGCGCTGGACCAT
- a CDS encoding VOC family protein: MSIRYLHAMIRTDKPDESHAFYTKGLGLIQTRRIDSEKGQFSLIYYATEQGAPEVELTHNWSDRTYTSGDQFGHLAFEVDDIYQVCETLQSLGVTILRPPRDGHMAFIKDPNGVSIELLQKEESLEIAEPWASMQSSGTW; the protein is encoded by the coding sequence ATGTCAATTCGATACCTACACGCCATGATAAGAACAGATAAGCCAGATGAGAGCCACGCTTTTTATACAAAAGGTTTAGGCCTGATTCAAACGAGACGCATCGACAGCGAGAAGGGCCAATTTTCACTGATTTATTACGCCACAGAACAAGGCGCGCCAGAAGTTGAATTAACTCATAACTGGAGTGATCGCACTTACACTAGTGGAGACCAGTTTGGTCACTTAGCCTTTGAAGTAGACGATATCTACCAAGTATGCGAAACACTGCAATCCCTGGGAGTGACCATTTTACGACCACCACGCGATGGACATATGGCCTTTATTAAGGACCCAAATGGTGTATCAATAGAGCTTCTACAGAAAGAGGAATCGCTTGAAATCGCCGAACCATGGGCGTCTATGCAAAGCTCGGGGACCTGGTAG